The following proteins are encoded in a genomic region of Oryza brachyantha chromosome 11, ObraRS2, whole genome shotgun sequence:
- the LOC102704294 gene encoding RING-H2 finger protein ATL66-like codes for MASNTGNSQDYPYRNNNNDDQSDYGTTLAIVFAVVFLVLFIKLVHCIISQSAAGAPVNGGTAPSDRLRADAGLRRLEGGGARGVPVGLPRRREGGGAPMVCQPPWCTFTYRKDDGWQEAACTVCLAEFADGEAVRLLPVCMHYFHAACIDEWLRTRATATCPLCRAAPAAAEATV; via the coding sequence ATGGCCTCCAACACCGGCAACTCCCAGGATTACCCGTACAGAAACAACAACAACGACGACCAGTCGGACTACGGGACGACACTCGCCATCGTGTtcgccgtcgtcttcctcgtccTCTTCATCAAGCTCGTCCATTGCATCATCAGCCAGTCTGCCGCCGGTGCACCGGTGAACGGTGGCACCGCACCTAGCGACAGGCTtcgcgccgacgccggctTACGACGGCTGGAAGGTGGCGGCGCGCGAGGCGTGCCTGTTGGACTTCCACGACGacgggaaggcggcggcgcaccgaTGGTGTGCCAACCACCGTGGTGCACATTCACCTACCGGAAGGACGACGGGTGGCAGGAGGCGGCGTGCACGGTGTGCCTGGCGGAGTTCGCCGACGGGGAGGCCGTCCGGCTGCTGCCGGTGTGCATGCACTACTTCCACGCCGCCTGCATCGACGAGTGGCTGCGCacgcgcgccaccgccacctgcCCGCtctgccgcgccgcgccggccgccgctgaaGCCACCGTGTGA
- the LOC102704016 gene encoding osmotin-like protein yields the protein MKASMALTALALAVAAASISGAVAWTTTFTMHNLCPYPVWPLVTPNAGQPAIADASIRLDSNGLASLAFPGAAAWSGRVVPRTGCSPPAGCVTGNAPPVTVAQVSVNSAGGLAEYSVSLVDGFNVPATITPHAFDASQMCPVLGCAVDLNAACPGGARVGGGGGCMASPQFFKEMCPETRTTATDVEATPQKCFGPGELKVVFCPTN from the coding sequence ATGAAGGCGTCCATGGCGCTAACCGCCCttgcgctcgccgtcgccgccgcgtcgatCTCCGGTGCGGTGGCGTGGACCACCACCTTCACCATGCACAACCTCTGCCCCTACCCGGTCTGGCCGCTCGTCACCCCGAACGCCGGCCAgcccgccatcgccgacgccAGCATCCGCCTCGACAGCAACGGCCTCGCCAGCCTCGCCTtcccgggcgccgccgcgtggtCGGGCCGCGTCGTGCCGCGCACCGGGTGCTCACCGCCGGCCGGGTGCGTGACCGGCaacgcgccgccggtcaccgtGGCGCAGGTCAGCGTGAACAGCGCCGGCGGGCTGGCGGAGTACAGCGTCAGCCTGGTGGACGGGTTCAACGTGCCGGCGACGATCACGCCGCACGCGTTCGACGCCAGCCAGATGTGCCCGGTGCTGGGGTGCGCCGTGGACCTGAACGCGGCGTGCCCCGGGGGCGCcagagtcggcggcggcggtgggtgcATGGCGTCGCCGCAGTTCTTCAAGGAGATGTGCCCGgagacgaggacgacggcgaccgacGTGGAGGCGACGCCGCAGAAGTGCTTCGGCCCCGGCGAGCTCAAGGTCGTCTTCTGCCCAACGAACTGA
- the LOC121055785 gene encoding osmotin-like protein codes for MAKTNHKQPLALAFLVLLLATLATAATNLTLHNLCAHPVWPLVTPNSGLPAIADAARLDGHGEGLVTLTFPPAAWSGRVVARTGCSGGGAASPVKCETGDAPPVTVAQVSVHGPRGLAEYSVSLVDGFNVAAVITPHGFEQGRECPALGCAADLAVDCPADAKAPGGGCMAVAGQAEVFKARCPDTRTTPTDVEATPQRCLEPGELKVVFCPTAGDHLDLGLTN; via the coding sequence ATGGCCAAGACCAACCACAAGCAGCCATTGGCTTTGGCCTTCCTTGTCCTCCTGCTCGCcaccctcgccaccgccgccaccaaccTCACCCTGCACAACCTCTGCGCCCACCCCGTCTGGCCACTCGTCACCCCCAACTCCGGCCTCCCCGCGATCGCCGACGCCGCTCGCCTCGACGGCCACGGCGAGGGCCTCGTCACCCTCACGTTCCCGCCCGCCGCGTGGTCCGGCCGCGTCGTGGCGCGCACcggctgcagcggcggcggagcagcgtCACCCGTCAAGTGCGAGACCGgcgacgcgccgccggtgacggTGGCGCAGGTGAGCGTGCATGGGCCGCGGGGGCTGGCGGAGTACAGCGTGAGCCTGGTGGACGGGTTCAACGTGGCGGCGGTGATCACGCCGCACGGGTTCGAGCAGGGGCGGGAGTGCCCGGCGCTCGGGTgcgccgccgacctcgccgtGGACTGCCCCGCCGACGCGAAGGCCCCCGGCGGCGGGTGCATGGCGGTGGCCGGGCAGGCGGAGGTGTTCAAGGCGAGGTGCCCCGACACGCGCACGACGCCGACGGACGTGGAGGCGACGCCGCAGCGGTGCCTGGAGCCCGGCGAGCTCAAGGTCGTCTTCTGCCCGACGGCCGGAGACCACCTCGATCTTGGACTCACTAACTAA